In Aspergillus chevalieri M1 DNA, chromosome 7, nearly complete sequence, the sequence AAGGCGAAGGCGAATGGGTGTTTGATTGTTGCGCAGGTGTCGCATCCGGGGCGGCAGACTGCTGCTGCGGTGCAGCCGAGTCCCATTAGTGCGAGTGAGGTGCCGCTTGCGGGGTCGCCGTTGGGGATTGAGTTTGCGGTGCCGCGTGCGGCGACGAGGGAGGATATTGCTGGCGTTGTTGAGGGGTTTGCGCATGCTGCTGAGTATCTTGATAAGGCTGGGTTTGATGGTATTCAGTTGCATGCTGCGCATGGGTATCTTTTGAGTCAGTTCTTGTCGTCGACGACGAACAAGCGGACTGATGAGTATGGTGGGGAGTTGAAAAACCGGATGCGGTTGATTCTGGAGATCCGGGAGGCGGTTGCGCAGCGGGTGCGCAAGGACTTCATTGTTGGCATTAAGATTAACAGTGTTGAGTTCCAGGAGCATGGGTTCCAGCCTGAGGAGGCGCGGGTGCTGTGCGAGACGCTTGAGGAGAATGCGTTTGACTTTGTTGAGTTGTCGGGTGGTACGTATGAGAAGTGGGCTATGGACGAGAGACGGGAGACCACCTCGAAGCGCGAAGCTGTAAGCCATTTTCCCTTCCCTAGTCTACAAACATAGCAAGCTGACAAAAAAGTTCTTCCTCGACTTCGCCCAACTCATCGTCCCAACCTTGAAGAAGACCAAGTCCTACCTCACCGGTGGCTTCCGCAGCGTCTCCGGCATGGTCGATGCCCTGAATGTCGTCGATGGTATCGGTCTGGGTCGTCCCCTCTGCCAGGAACCATACCTGTGCTCACACATCCTGGCCGGAAAGGTTCCCTCGGCCATCTCGTTGCAGTTAAGCCAGGATGATTTTATGACCACGGCGACGGCTTCGGTGTTGCATATCAGACAAATCGCGAATCACCAGCAGCCGCTGAACCTGGGACTGGCTGAGAACACGGCTAAGTTCTATGAGGCTGTTGGAGAGTATTTGGCTGCGAAGAAGGAGGATACTACGGGGGATGTGTATGCGCCGCCTGTGTTGCGAGGATGGAGTGAGGCGTTGACTGCGGAGGTCATGTAATTAGATTGTACATACGGAGTACCTTGAGCGGGAATACAGACGCTAATAGACACGAATCAAATATGGAACAACAAAATCATATCCAAAACATTGCACTTCCCCACTATCTATGGGACAGCGCTCGGGGGACTAGATAGACGGTTTGATGCGTGTAGCTATGTGGACTCTAACCCTATTTCATAGAAGCATTGATTGCTGGCTCCATATAAACTTCGTCTACAAGGAACATGCATGCATATCGAAAAATTCAAATATCAAAGCGCCTCATGCAAATGAGAATGCATTATACAAGCACAATACAAACACTACAAAACACTACAAACTCGCCCTCCCCCTTGACTCATACGGAATCAACATCACGACCACACCGGCAGCGATAAACAAAACCCCACTAAGATACACCGGCGCAGCAGTGTTTAGATCGGCAAACATGGCAATAATCGGCGCCATAATTCCAAACACCCGACTCGAAGACGCCGTCAATGCATTTCCCGTCCCGCGGTCTTTCGTAAGGAAGAGTTCAGGCGTATATGCATACAACACGGCGGATTGGATGTTGCTCATGAAGTTGTACGCGCAGTTCCAACCTAGTAGCGCGTTTGATGATGTTGCCGTCGTGGACGCTAAAAGAAATACACCAGTGAAGACGGCAGAAAGCATAAAGGTGCCCTTGCGGCCGAACCGGGGCATTTCGACCAGCGCGCCGCCGAGCAGACACCCCGGAATCCCTAGGACGGCGATAATGAGTGAATTACGGTAGGTGATATAGGTCGAGCCATCGCCAAATTCAGCGCCTCTAGATTGCTGGATGTATGGTAAAAAGGCGTTGTAAAGAGGGGATCCCAGGCCAATGAATGCCCATACCAGCATGATCATCGAGGTCGACAAGGCGCGACGGGGTGTATCGAAGAGACCCCGGACATGTTCCAGACTAACTTTTTCCAGTCGCATGCGGATAAGGTTTCGCGTGCTCAATGCTGGCAATGTACTCAATCCgacatcctcttcgtcttccgCATCGTTTTCTTGCAGATCGCTTAAAGAGAAAGATGTCCGACGTCCATTCCTCCTTGCTATCTCGCGGACCACCTCCACAGCTTCGTCATTGCGTCCTTTACCCATGAGGTACTTGGGCGACTCAAAAAGCGTGAAAAAGACAAATCTGCAGATAAACATAACCATAGCAAGGCCACCCATCGTCAGGAGAAAGTACCTCCATCCCATATTACCCGACTTCGAGCATGACTCCCCACTATCCTCGTTGCAGGTCATATTCCCCAGCAACGGCCATGCCACTAACGTTGCCAGCAACTGCGCAAACGCCCACGCAACCGACAAAATCGTGAGCAGATACTGATGCGACCCAGGCAAGAACTCGAGAAAAATAGCCGAGTCAACGGGTAGATTTCCCCCAACACCGATCGACCACAGCGCCGTAAAGACGCATATCGCCGCGAAACTAGACGACGCAGCAGCAACCAACCCAAACACCCCTGTAATCCCAAGCGTCAGATTGAACGCCCATTTTCGTCCAAAGATATCACACCCAAAACCCCAAAAAAGTGCTCCGATAAGCAACCCGATATTCTGCGCCAGCGTCAATATCGGCGGTTTGGTTGCGTTGAATTCGTATGAAACTGGCGGCAGGATCAATGACACCACGATCGGCCAGAGATTATCGCTCGCCCAGCCGAATCCGATCACGAAGAAGAGTTGCCATTGATACCGGCCCATGCCAATATCCTGGATGGCACGGTTGAGCGCGGTGGCTTTGGCCGTGTAGGCGGCGTTGCGGCCATTGCTATCGCCGGGAAGCGACGGGGAGGTAGTGGATTCAGGATCGAGCGGTTCGAGCGCAGAAAATGGCGATTCTTCGTTTTGCTTAGAGTGAGTGGACATGGTCCTGTTGTTCCATTGAGAAAGAGCGATGTATTCCGGCGACTGAGGACGAGAGGTGAGTAGGGAGTGCATTCCAGTGGCTGGCTGAGCTTGATGATGTGCTCTGATTTATAATGAGGAGCTCATTGCGGGGTTAGTTCGATTTGGAAGCAAACCCAGCGAGAAACCCATGGAATATATAGATGATAATATCGAAATCTACATAAAACTAGGAGAGAATACATATAAAGATGTTGAATATCAAGTCACGTTGGCGGTGATGTCACCTGATTTCCCAAAATAGCAACCCGGAAGTATCATCCACACGCTATACAACTGTCAAGTCCGAAAACTACAATAAGAAAACCATGAAAAGCCGATGGAACGGTTGCTTGAACAAATGCGAAGGCATCAAAACAACCTATTCGACCTATATATCGAAGCCTCATCAGTTAAATCTTCTCTTAATTCGAACCGTCTACAGAATGTACTGACCCTGAAAGACCTAAACTCGGGAAAGTCAAATTGTGCACTAAGACATGCATTCCCATGGCTGACTCGATACTCCCTGGGGCCCTCTACACAGTTCTCTTGCGAGTAGAACGTCATAGTGAAGGGGCCCGGTTTACTCTGGGCAGCGTGGACGTTGACACGAGTACCGATATTTTGGCAATCGATTTTCTCGGTATTAGCCTGACTGAATACCATGTCTTTGCCACACATATGCCCGGCGTAGAAATTAGCGAACCATTGGCTGGGGGCAGGGGCGGCAGAGGCTGATGCAGCACAAAGGATGAGAGGGAGGATACTAGAGGCACGCATAATGAGAGGATAAAGCTGTTGTTATGAAGAAAGATAGCAAGGCTATTTTGAACGCTCAATTAAAACCAGATCTCGGACGGTTTATTTTCGGACAAAGCCATTGCATATGTATCACGGATTGTGTAACTGTATGACCATTAAATGTGACATTTGGCTGTATAACACTACTTTACGATGTCAATAGACACCAGGAGCATGGTACTTGAGATGAGTTCAGTCAAAGTATCCATACGGGAATCGTCTCGCCGCTCCTCTCACCATCCGACGGTTTTTACCGTGAAAGTCCGGATACGCACCAGTCTGCTCGGGCAGGAACCGTCTCTCAACCATCGAACTGGACCGCGTCGCGCCGCTGCTCCCCGCACTAGCCAGCGCACTATACGGAGTCGCTCCGGGGAAGAACGAGGTCGGGATAGTGGGAATCGGAATTGCAGAATCGGTACCGAACGCAGTGGACAAATCATTAGGCATGCGAGGTGCTGCAAAGGCCGAAGGAGTGGCAGTAGCAGTCAGCGCGGTGCTGTACGAAGACAAATCGTCCGAGTCCGATTCCAAGCAGAAGCCAGACCCGTAAGCACTGCGGCAGGTGTAGGACTGTTGGTCGCCGGATTCGGTCCACATGTTGAAGTTCTGGATGGTGATGTCCGTGCAGGGGACGGCGTCGGGGCACTCGATCTTGATGGGACCGCGTTGGGAACCGTCTTCTTCGGTGCCCTTCCAGTTCATAAAGGTTAGGTTGGTAAGCTGGACACCATCGCCGCTTCCTTCGTTCATGCTGCTCCAGTAGCTATCGATGTCGAGGGAATAGGCGTTGCCGTGCCCTAGATGGTTAGCTTGGAATCATTTATCCAGGTCAGCTTTGACTTACCAATGAAATTCTCAAAGACCGCGTTCGAGACGGTACCGCTGCCGCCATTGCTCTTGATCATGTACATCTGGTTGGACTTCCAGGTGTATATGTTGCGGTACATGATGTTGCTAATGTCGGTGTCGGATCCCAGTGAACCCATACCACATCCACCACTCCAGTTGCAGTAGATGTTCTCGACGAGGATGTTCTTTGCAGGGCTCTGCGCAGCGTTAGCATTGTCGAGCGACCTTGCTCTACCAGAACGTACCTTGACAGTCACGCATTCGTCCTTGTTGGTAACCTCGACCTGTTATCGCAGTACTATTAGCATCATCCCGAGGCCATAGATAGGAGGCACATACATCATGAATCCAGATATTGGTACTCCAAACATCAATACCATCCAATCCACCGGAATCACCGCCCCGAATAGCCATGTTATACACCTCTCCATTCTCACACGTATCCATAGAGAAGTGGAACGCCGGCGCATCAACCAACGCGACATCATGCACCGAGAAATCAGTCACCTCATACAACCGCAGAATCCGGGGCCCATTCAACGATCCTTCCTTATGGAACTCATACCCAGATCCCTGTACAGCACCCTTGGAGGTACTACTAAACAACTCAAAGT encodes:
- the rhgB gene encoding putative extracellular rhamnogalacturonase (CAZy:GH28;~COG:G;~EggNog:ENOG410PHHF;~InterPro:IPR000743,IPR012334,IPR011050;~PFAM:PF00295;~SECRETED:SignalP(1-17);~go_function: GO:0004650 - polygalacturonase activity [Evidence IEA];~go_process: GO:0005975 - carbohydrate metabolic process [Evidence IEA]) gives rise to the protein MYFNLFILAALLPLATAQLSGSVGPSSPSSTKANTKTCNVLDYGAKADKSTDIGSAIDSAFKECSNGGVVYIPPGDYAMESWVTLSGGKGWALQLDGVIYRTGSDGGNMFMIEHSSDFELFSSTSKGAVQGSGYEFHKEGSLNGPRILRLYEVTDFSVHDVALVDAPAFHFSMDTCENGEVYNMAIRGGDSGGLDGIDVWSTNIWIHDVEVTNKDECVTVKSPAKNILVENIYCNWSGGCGMGSLGSDTDISNIMYRNIYTWKSNQMYMIKSNGGSGTVSNAVFENFIGHGNAYSLDIDSYWSSMNEGSGDGVQLTNLTFMNWKGTEEDGSQRGPIKIECPDAVPCTDITIQNFNMWTESGDQQSYTCRSAYGSGFCLESDSDDLSSYSTALTATATPSAFAAPRMPNDLSTAFGTDSAIPIPTIPTSFFPGATPYSALASAGSSGATRSSSMVERRFLPEQTGAYPDFHGKNRRMVRGAARRFPYGYFD
- a CDS encoding putative sugar transporter (COG:G;~EggNog:ENOG410PHMS;~InterPro:IPR020846,IPR005828,IPR036259;~PFAM:PF07690,PF00083;~TransMembrane:12 (i87-109o121-142i154-175o181-201i208-231o251-277i368-388o408-425i437-455o461-482i494-516o522-543i);~go_component: GO:0016021 - integral component of membrane [Evidence IEA];~go_function: GO:0022857 - transmembrane transporter activity [Evidence IEA];~go_process: GO:0055085 - transmembrane transport [Evidence IEA]), with product MHSLLTSRPQSPEYIALSQWNNRTMSTHSKQNEESPFSALEPLDPESTTSPSLPGDSNGRNAAYTAKATALNRAIQDIGMGRYQWQLFFVIGFGWASDNLWPIVVSLILPPVSYEFNATKPPILTLAQNIGLLIGALFWGFGCDIFGRKWAFNLTLGITGVFGLVAAASSSFAAICVFTALWSIGVGGNLPVDSAIFLEFLPGSHQYLLTILSVAWAFAQLLATLVAWPLLGNMTCNEDSGESCSKSGNMGWRYFLLTMGGLAMVMFICRFVFFTLFESPKYLMGKGRNDEAVEVVREIARRNGRRTSFSLSDLQENDAEDEEDVGLSTLPALSTRNLIRMRLEKVSLEHVRGLFDTPRRALSTSMIMLVWAFIGLGSPLYNAFLPYIQQSRGAEFGDGSTYITYRNSLIIAVLGIPGCLLGGALVEMPRFGRKGTFMLSAVFTGVFLLASTTATSSNALLGWNCAYNFMSNIQSAVLYAYTPELFLTKDRGTGNALTASSSRVFGIMAPIIAMFADLNTAAPVYLSGVLFIAAGVVVMLIPYESRGRASL
- a CDS encoding uncharacterized protein (COG:C;~EggNog:ENOG410PIU6;~InterPro:IPR001155,IPR013785;~PFAM:PF00724;~go_function: GO:0003824 - catalytic activity [Evidence IEA];~go_function: GO:0010181 - FMN binding [Evidence IEA];~go_function: GO:0016491 - oxidoreductase activity [Evidence IEA];~go_process: GO:0055114 - oxidation-reduction process [Evidence IEA]), with translation MSTTRYDAAPADPSPLGQPLEFSFSGRTAPNRFLKGAMSERLASFTMADKANRGIPSRELINLYQHWGEGEIGLSLTGNVMIAPDQLEAPGNMIIPSDAPLSGVRFERFAELAGKAKANGCLIVAQVSHPGRQTAAAVQPSPISASEVPLAGSPLGIEFAVPRAATREDIAGVVEGFAHAAEYLDKAGFDGIQLHAAHGYLLSQFLSSTTNKRTDEYGGELKNRMRLILEIREAVAQRVRKDFIVGIKINSVEFQEHGFQPEEARVLCETLEENAFDFVELSGGTYEKWAMDERRETTSKREAVSHFPFPSLQT